A stretch of DNA from Candidatus Methylomirabilota bacterium:
GGTACACGCAGCAACGGCTCCGGAGGAGTCTCCGAAGCCGTTGTTTTGTTTGGTTGCGGGGGCTGGATTTGAACCAGCGACCTTTGGGTTATGAGCCCAACGAGCTACCGGGCTGCTCCACCCCGCGGTGACGAACGTAATGTACCCGACAGGCTAGGCGGAGTCAATCACTCCGATGGCCGAAACGCGGGCCGAATGCCCCTCACAGCCGGCTCGGTCCCGCCGGCGGCGGAGGAGACGTCGGGAACGCCCGCATCGCCGGCTCCGGTTCCGCCAGCAGGGTCCGCAGCTTCTCCCGCTGGTCGGCGCTCAGCACCGCCCGGCCGCTCTCGATGGCGCGCACGCGCGCCACCCGCAGATCGGCGCGCCGCTTCTCGATCTCGCGGATCTTGGCGTCGACCGCGGTCATGTCCGCCGGCTCCTTCGACAGGAGCTGGCTCAGGTCCATCTCGGCCACGCGCAGGTCGGCGTCGGCCCGGATGGCTTCCTTCTGGAACTTGGCCCGGAGTCCTTCGAGGGCCTGCACCTGTCCGGAGGAGAGCCCGAGCTCCTCGCGGTGGCTCAGCATGATGCTGATCAGCGGCCGCGGCTGATCGCGCAGCGTGAAGTGCTCGCGCACCTGGCTGCTCAGGCCCTCGAACTGCTCGACCAGATCGCCCAGGCTGCGAGCCATATCCTCGTGGACGACCGGCACGACGGCGTCGCCGACGAAGCGGTCGCCGGCGACGGAGCCGGCAACGGACGCGAGCAGGATGAGGATGCTGGCGGTGGCGATGCGGTATGTCTGGCTCATGGGTTCCCTCCGTGGTCGACCTCCGCCCAGCATCGCACAGCCGTCTACCGTGTGCCCGTGATCGGCGTATACTCCCGGGCATGCAATTCCAGCTGCGCAAGATCGGCCACGTCGTGCTCAACGTCACCGACCTCGCGCGATCCGAGGCCTTCTACACCCGCGTGCTCGGCCTCGAGGTCAGCGACTGCTACCCGGACTCCATGGTGCCGGGTGGCATGCTCTTCCTGCGCCTCAACCCCGATCACCACGGCATC
This window harbors:
- a CDS encoding periplasmic heavy metal sensor, yielding MSQTYRIATASILILLASVAGSVAGDRFVGDAVVPVVHEDMARSLGDLVEQFEGLSSQVREHFTLRDQPRPLISIMLSHREELGLSSGQVQALEGLRAKFQKEAIRADADLRVAEMDLSQLLSKEPADMTAVDAKIREIEKRRADLRVARVRAIESGRAVLSADQREKLRTLLAEPEPAMRAFPTSPPPPAGPSRL